A region of Caldanaerobius fijiensis DSM 17918 DNA encodes the following proteins:
- a CDS encoding Druantia anti-phage system protein DruA has product MTEVEIKESNKNDLGEKIKLEIIQALINAGFLIDISRASAESSNAYKKEYYRRLQSSARLEKIRNNAENLLKYFNKAIPYIRDAKDIDPQKIDIEFVEVKGSTNEEKIFRFWNYIWWSIPYERAYGRQMRFLLYDKYHNSFAGLIYLQSPILKMSARDEYLEIPKDELDLWINMSMQAQRLGALPPYNEFIGGKLAALVATSNEVRELYKLKYSKVVTEIKKRKIGSQLLFLTTTSAFGKSSIYNRLKYRNEPAAISVGYTKGYGTFQFPDELYEKILLFLKGNGIDISRGYGYGPSRKLRLISKALNMLGLSDVINHGIKREVFLFPLVSNLKEVIKYGDVPRFYNRHLNDIVEFWKERWAVPRALRKPAIFSSKKFIEETREFLKCMNVKG; this is encoded by the coding sequence ATGACAGAAGTAGAGATAAAAGAAAGCAATAAAAATGATTTGGGTGAAAAAATTAAGTTAGAAATTATACAAGCTTTAATAAATGCTGGTTTTTTAATAGATATATCTAGAGCTTCTGCGGAGAGCAGTAATGCGTATAAAAAAGAATATTATAGAAGACTTCAAAGTTCGGCAAGGTTGGAAAAGATAAGAAACAATGCAGAAAATCTCTTGAAATATTTTAATAAAGCTATACCTTATATAAGAGATGCAAAAGATATTGATCCCCAGAAAATAGATATAGAATTTGTAGAAGTTAAAGGATCTACAAATGAAGAAAAAATATTTCGCTTCTGGAACTATATTTGGTGGAGTATTCCGTATGAGAGAGCATATGGGAGGCAAATGAGATTTTTGCTCTATGATAAGTATCATAATTCTTTTGCTGGCTTGATATATCTTCAAAGCCCAATCCTCAAAATGTCAGCAAGAGATGAGTATCTTGAAATACCGAAAGATGAACTTGATTTATGGATAAATATGTCAATGCAAGCGCAACGTTTAGGTGCACTTCCACCATATAACGAATTTATTGGTGGAAAACTTGCTGCGCTTGTTGCGACAAGTAATGAGGTAAGAGAATTGTATAAATTAAAATATAGCAAAGTAGTTACGGAAATAAAAAAGAGAAAAATAGGTAGTCAACTTTTATTTTTAACGACAACCTCGGCTTTTGGGAAAAGCAGTATATACAATAGACTAAAATACAGAAATGAACCTGCTGCGATATCTGTCGGTTATACAAAAGGATATGGAACTTTTCAGTTTCCTGATGAACTTTATGAAAAGATTCTTTTATTTTTGAAAGGCAATGGAATAGATATATCACGGGGATATGGATATGGTCCATCTAGGAAATTAAGATTAATCAGCAAAGCATTAAACATGTTGGGCTTATCGGACGTGATTAATCATGGTATTAAAAGAGAGGTTTTTTTATTTCCGCTTGTATCCAATTTGAAGGAAGTAATAAAATATGGTGATGTTCCACGGTTTTACAATAGACATCTCAATGATATCGTAGAATTTTGGAAAGAAAGATGGGCTGTTCCAAGGGCTTTGAGGAAACCAGCGATATTTTCTTCTAAGAAGTTTATAGAAGAAACGAGGGAATTCTTAAAATGTATGAATGTGAAGGGGTAA
- a CDS encoding replicative DNA helicase, giving the protein MSDMEREVLGAILFQPEENEAYLETLTADDFFDPRNRAVFSAVKKIKAKGLVPDLPTVTEFLPDYRTYLTGLVVKSVVVNMDMHVQMLKDRAAKRKLAQEMKRFMDELQDPLKSADEIAASAVEKFTSLFTASRERTITEQAISEVDLLTARAKRGESQIKTSLQAINDISDMLEQPDYTIIAARPAAGKTALMLQIAVDMALQRKKALIFSLEMTPEQLIERMIARFTGIPNRKLRKGKIYDDDWEKIAKAVDLISSLPIKIDEEARTAEEIYAKALKVAKQEGVDVVFVDYVQFISTKEKFVRKNDEIAKVSKTLADIKAKLHVPVIALAQLNRAAEAQDEPSLANLKESGQLEQDADNVLILWDDDEYVSDGAMQYVELYIRKYRNGETGKKKLAFNKDKQEFWDVVEK; this is encoded by the coding sequence ATGAGCGACATGGAGCGTGAAGTGCTGGGTGCGATACTCTTCCAGCCCGAGGAAAACGAGGCGTATCTGGAGACTCTGACAGCCGACGATTTCTTCGACCCGCGCAACAGAGCGGTCTTCAGCGCGGTGAAGAAAATCAAGGCGAAAGGGCTGGTTCCCGACCTTCCGACCGTGACGGAGTTTTTGCCGGACTACAGGACGTACCTCACAGGCCTTGTGGTGAAGTCGGTGGTTGTGAACATGGACATGCATGTCCAAATGCTGAAGGACCGTGCAGCGAAAAGGAAGCTGGCGCAGGAAATGAAGCGGTTTATGGACGAGCTGCAGGACCCGCTGAAAAGCGCGGACGAAATAGCAGCTTCGGCGGTTGAAAAGTTCACATCACTCTTCACCGCAAGCAGGGAGAGGACAATAACGGAGCAGGCAATAAGCGAGGTGGATTTGCTGACTGCCCGCGCGAAGCGGGGTGAAAGCCAGATCAAAACCTCGCTTCAGGCGATAAACGACATATCGGATATGCTGGAACAGCCGGATTACACGATCATAGCTGCAAGGCCCGCAGCCGGGAAAACAGCGCTCATGCTTCAGATAGCGGTGGATATGGCACTGCAGAGGAAAAAGGCTTTGATATTTTCACTCGAGATGACGCCGGAACAGCTTATAGAGCGCATGATTGCACGGTTCACCGGCATACCCAACCGCAAGCTCAGGAAGGGCAAGATTTACGATGACGACTGGGAGAAGATAGCCAAGGCTGTAGATTTAATAAGCTCTCTGCCGATTAAAATCGATGAGGAAGCGCGGACGGCGGAAGAAATTTACGCAAAAGCGCTGAAGGTCGCAAAGCAGGAAGGGGTGGATGTGGTGTTCGTGGACTATGTGCAGTTCATCAGCACAAAAGAGAAGTTCGTGAGAAAGAACGACGAAATTGCGAAAGTTTCAAAGACTCTTGCGGACATAAAGGCGAAGCTTCATGTTCCCGTTATCGCCCTTGCGCAGCTGAACAGGGCGGCCGAAGCGCAGGATGAGCCGTCGCTGGCAAACCTGAAGGAGTCAGGGCAGCTGGAACAGGATGCGGACAATGTTTTGATTCTGTGGGATGACGACGAGTACGTCAGCGACGGTGCCATGCAGTACGTGGAACTGTATATCCGCAAGTACAGAAACGGAGAAACGGGAAAGAAAAAATTGGCTTTCAATAAGGATAAGCAGGAATTCTGGGATGTGGTGGAAAAATGA
- the recD2 gene encoding SF1B family DNA helicase RecD2 → MDELVCIENCVVSRIIFASERKDFVVVRAEAGTEAFTAILDRPCMEGERLRLFGRWVIHKKYGRQFKADLAERPKDLSLDEIEIFLQNIKHIGPVRARRIVKMFGTDTVNVIENNPDKLRLAGIPEQAIEAVKQEVTNNKIFRDVKMRLLPLGLSLTTIKKAFDTYGVKCMEVITTNPYRLADDIRGIGFLKADEIAEAVGIPFDSDFRIQAGIKYVLSQEEQNGHVYYPYGSLLKETMEVLSKDGRQLELEKIIQNIPNTNGVIIEDDRVYSKRLYEQEKYIACKLIELANKQLRPVKDVDKILQKLQKENGIIYAEKQVQAVRKSLSNNVSVITGGPGTGKTTVIKAIISVLKENEMTFALAAPTGKAAKRMSEATGEEAMTVHRLLEATFDKETKTSYFARNEENPIDADAVIIDESSMLDNSLTYHLLKAIKNRVIFVGDVDQLPSVGAGNILKDMILSGMIPVTKLEVVFRQKDTSSIITNAHLINSGRMPVFNSDDFKFTEAETADEIINEYLNLLKSGLSIFDVQILSPMYNGPLGVKELNRRVQELVNPPKPGKKELALGSTVFRVGDKVMQTANNYELDIFNGDTGIIRDITEEDETISVIVQFDDRLVKISGEDIQDLILAYAITVHKSQGSEYHTVLMALSTGHYIMLKRNLIYTGVTRAKKNVHIFGSKKAIGIAVRTVDASKRYTWLKERLQERVFAEMMYQRSVGGQT, encoded by the coding sequence GTGGATGAGCTAGTCTGCATCGAAAATTGCGTCGTCAGCAGGATAATATTTGCAAGCGAGCGGAAGGATTTCGTTGTTGTACGGGCAGAGGCCGGGACTGAGGCCTTCACGGCGATACTGGACAGGCCCTGCATGGAAGGAGAAAGACTGAGGCTTTTCGGAAGGTGGGTCATACATAAAAAGTACGGCAGGCAGTTCAAGGCCGACCTTGCGGAAAGGCCGAAAGACTTATCGCTTGACGAGATAGAAATCTTCCTGCAGAACATCAAGCACATAGGACCGGTGCGGGCAAGAAGGATAGTCAAAATGTTCGGAACCGACACGGTGAATGTTATAGAGAACAATCCGGACAAACTGCGCCTTGCAGGAATACCGGAGCAGGCAATAGAGGCAGTCAAACAGGAAGTCACGAACAACAAAATTTTCAGAGACGTCAAAATGAGGCTTTTGCCGCTTGGGCTTTCGCTGACGACAATCAAGAAGGCGTTTGACACGTACGGTGTGAAATGCATGGAAGTCATAACAACAAACCCCTACAGGCTTGCGGACGACATCAGGGGAATCGGCTTTCTGAAAGCCGATGAGATTGCAGAGGCAGTCGGCATACCGTTCGACAGCGATTTTCGCATACAGGCCGGTATCAAGTATGTGCTTTCTCAAGAAGAGCAGAACGGCCATGTGTACTATCCGTACGGCAGCCTTTTGAAGGAGACAATGGAAGTCCTGTCGAAGGACGGCAGGCAGCTTGAACTTGAAAAGATAATACAGAACATTCCGAACACAAACGGAGTGATCATTGAAGACGACAGGGTGTACAGCAAGAGGCTATACGAGCAGGAAAAGTACATAGCGTGCAAACTCATAGAGCTTGCAAATAAACAGCTTCGTCCGGTTAAGGACGTGGATAAAATTTTGCAGAAGCTGCAGAAGGAAAACGGGATAATATACGCGGAAAAGCAGGTGCAGGCGGTCAGGAAATCTCTGTCGAACAACGTCAGCGTGATAACCGGCGGGCCGGGCACGGGCAAGACGACTGTCATCAAGGCGATAATAAGCGTGCTGAAGGAGAACGAAATGACGTTTGCGCTTGCAGCTCCGACCGGCAAGGCGGCAAAGAGGATGTCGGAAGCAACCGGAGAGGAAGCAATGACGGTGCACAGGCTGCTCGAAGCCACGTTCGACAAAGAAACGAAAACATCGTACTTTGCAAGAAACGAGGAGAACCCCATAGACGCCGACGCTGTCATAATCGATGAATCCTCCATGCTTGATAATTCGCTGACGTACCACCTGCTCAAGGCAATAAAAAACAGGGTTATATTCGTGGGTGATGTGGACCAGCTGCCATCCGTGGGTGCGGGCAACATACTCAAGGACATGATTTTATCGGGAATGATACCGGTAACGAAGCTTGAAGTCGTGTTCAGGCAGAAAGATACATCAAGCATAATAACCAACGCGCACCTCATCAACAGCGGCAGAATGCCCGTGTTCAACTCAGACGATTTCAAGTTCACGGAAGCAGAGACGGCGGATGAGATCATAAACGAGTACCTGAATCTGCTCAAAAGCGGTTTGAGCATATTCGACGTCCAGATACTCTCTCCCATGTACAACGGCCCTCTGGGCGTGAAGGAACTCAACAGAAGGGTGCAGGAGCTTGTCAACCCGCCGAAACCGGGCAAGAAGGAGCTTGCACTCGGCAGCACTGTGTTCCGGGTCGGCGACAAGGTCATGCAGACCGCGAACAACTATGAGCTGGACATCTTCAACGGTGATACGGGCATCATCAGGGACATAACAGAAGAGGATGAAACAATCAGCGTCATAGTGCAGTTTGACGACAGGCTCGTGAAGATATCCGGAGAGGATATCCAGGACTTGATACTGGCATATGCGATAACCGTACATAAATCACAGGGCAGCGAATACCACACGGTGCTTATGGCGCTTTCAACGGGACACTACATCATGCTCAAGCGAAACCTGATTTACACGGGCGTGACGAGGGCAAAAAAGAACGTGCACATATTCGGCAGCAAGAAGGCTATAGGGATTGCCGTGAGAACGGTGGATGCGTCGAAAAGATACACATGGCTTAAGGAGAGACTGCAGGAACGGGTCTTTGCAGAGATGATGTACCAGAGAAGCGTCGGCGGGCAGACATAA
- a CDS encoding ATP-binding protein, producing the protein MQGWLKSDKTEKCPYCGKELHYLYMTVMGRNIAEHLEQCDCLGAVRERKKNLNARREEERREAEMRLKAKIDELYRRSKIGRRFIEKSFDNFQATPDNAAALQAARDYAERFELYAEKGLGLMFHFEGYGTGKTHLACAIANHLIREKQVGVIFGNTASLFSDLRELDDIAPMLEELKRVDLLIIDDLGKERPTEWVAEKTYEIINSRYENLKPIIVTTNMTTAEIANHLGKVGGATVSRISEMCRAVMVGGPDMRQKNGWGCRK; encoded by the coding sequence ATGCAGGGCTGGCTTAAAAGCGACAAAACCGAAAAGTGCCCGTACTGCGGGAAGGAACTGCACTACCTGTACATGACGGTGATGGGCAGGAACATTGCGGAGCATCTTGAACAGTGCGACTGCCTGGGTGCGGTGCGGGAAAGAAAAAAGAACCTGAACGCAAGGCGTGAAGAAGAACGCCGGGAAGCTGAAATGAGGCTCAAAGCAAAAATTGACGAGCTGTACAGGAGGTCGAAGATCGGGCGCAGGTTCATCGAAAAGAGCTTTGACAACTTTCAGGCCACACCGGACAATGCTGCTGCGCTGCAGGCAGCGAGGGACTATGCAGAGCGCTTCGAACTGTATGCAGAAAAGGGGTTGGGCCTCATGTTCCACTTCGAAGGTTACGGAACGGGGAAAACGCATCTTGCCTGTGCCATCGCAAACCACCTGATACGGGAGAAGCAGGTGGGCGTCATATTCGGCAACACCGCATCGCTGTTTTCGGACCTGCGCGAGCTGGACGACATTGCACCCATGCTCGAGGAGCTGAAGCGGGTTGATCTGCTGATCATCGACGACCTCGGCAAGGAGCGGCCGACGGAGTGGGTCGCAGAGAAGACGTACGAGATAATCAACAGCAGATACGAGAACCTGAAGCCGATCATTGTGACGACCAACATGACAACGGCAGAGATTGCGAACCATCTCGGGAAGGTCGGTGGCGCAACGGTCTCAAGGATCTCAGAGATGTGCAGGGCCGTGATGGTGGGCGGGCCGGACATGAGGCAGAAAAACGGGTGGGGGTGCAGAAAATGA
- a CDS encoding SpoVG family protein: MSEKILISLTSEEQRTLLKAAKQMEGTYGRAAAYWKKYEPHMKAWANIVQKLENKTPKEMVKKEGLPNAAQQVTEKIEITSIWVKKVEQENVRAIISIVLNNAFVIGGIKILENKTGKLFVVFPSRKTYAEQFIEFAYPVGRELRQKICDTILDEYKRQSER; this comes from the coding sequence ATGAGTGAAAAAATATTGATATCCTTAACATCAGAAGAGCAAAGGACACTCTTAAAAGCAGCAAAGCAGATGGAAGGTACATACGGACGTGCAGCAGCATACTGGAAAAAATACGAACCACACATGAAAGCATGGGCTAACATTGTGCAGAAACTGGAAAACAAGACGCCAAAAGAAATGGTAAAAAAAGAAGGCCTCCCAAATGCTGCACAGCAAGTGACTGAAAAAATCGAAATAACCAGCATTTGGGTGAAAAAGGTGGAACAGGAAAATGTGAGGGCAATTATATCGATTGTCCTCAACAATGCCTTTGTAATAGGGGGAATCAAAATCCTTGAAAACAAAACCGGAAAGCTTTTTGTGGTTTTTCCGTCAAGAAAAACATATGCAGAGCAGTTCATCGAGTTTGCATATCCGGTTGGCCGGGAACTCCGTCAGAAGATATGTGATACGATATTGGATGAATACAAGAGGCAGTCTGAAAGATGA